One genomic segment of Paenibacillus sp. FSL H8-0332 includes these proteins:
- a CDS encoding S-layer homology domain-containing protein encodes MKFKWKQTLGVFAVVSSVAFTGVSTASAEVAEKIPAWAAEEIASWKEMGLLKGNQEGLVLPNDGIRKTEFVALINRIFNFSEESGQSFTDVPKTAWYASDISKAVAAGALIGNGEGRIHPLEVLTREQAALILSRVFNVTASGNSFVPFTDDAQLAGWSKEAVYAMKEAGYVAGTPQGAFQPKKALTRAEAVKMMNNTMGLLVADGGDHSGTSGSNLIVNTAGGTLSDLNFSGNVYITPGVGEGNLSLINAKIGGVVYINGGGMNSITLTDSHVGRIVISKPASPVRVLLKGKTTAGKIDVTSAARIVNESDQTVSTVNVFTGASADAVSVSGNVNELNVIAPASFTLEGGQIGSFNVSSKASGSAIKLNKGGFVKKMTLNSAAAVTGEGTITEAVVNGEGVSFSVKPDKLTMNAEKVRIGGQDFDASGHLITSAAGNSGGAGSSGGTGSSPPTPTQAPTPSPDTGSPTPTPTTKPTPTPTPTTKPTPTPTTKPTPTPEPKAPEMYTYAEALSSFSSTGAEGLAKQYLTFLQDPSYTPSIANKDVTMPNLVNAITFVNYEFNIKPSIFASMRGINTSVLDKTRTYLWIGTDSGVTKINLKSNEMTSYSAQGKQLYDDKVLLLLPDESTGVLAITQTGVSHIYQ; translated from the coding sequence ATGAAGTTCAAATGGAAGCAGACGCTTGGAGTATTCGCCGTAGTGTCATCCGTGGCGTTTACGGGCGTGTCCACAGCATCTGCAGAAGTAGCGGAGAAGATTCCTGCATGGGCCGCAGAGGAAATAGCCTCGTGGAAAGAGATGGGGCTGCTCAAAGGCAATCAGGAAGGTCTCGTTCTGCCGAATGACGGAATCAGAAAAACAGAATTCGTCGCCCTGATTAACCGGATCTTTAATTTCAGTGAGGAGAGCGGCCAGAGCTTTACCGACGTCCCTAAGACGGCATGGTATGCCTCTGACATCAGCAAAGCGGTTGCTGCCGGTGCTCTTATTGGTAATGGCGAAGGCAGGATCCATCCGCTGGAGGTTCTGACCCGTGAGCAGGCGGCGCTGATTCTCAGCAGAGTATTTAATGTTACAGCCTCCGGAAATTCCTTCGTGCCGTTTACCGATGATGCTCAACTTGCGGGCTGGTCCAAGGAAGCCGTGTATGCTATGAAGGAAGCCGGTTATGTGGCGGGCACACCGCAAGGCGCGTTCCAGCCCAAGAAGGCACTGACGCGGGCCGAGGCCGTGAAGATGATGAATAACACCATGGGCCTCTTGGTTGCCGATGGCGGAGATCATTCGGGAACCTCCGGCAGCAACCTGATTGTGAACACAGCAGGCGGCACATTATCGGATCTGAACTTCTCGGGGAATGTATATATTACTCCGGGCGTTGGCGAAGGTAATCTGAGTCTCATCAACGCAAAGATTGGAGGCGTCGTTTACATAAACGGCGGCGGTATGAACAGCATCACCTTAACGGACAGTCATGTGGGCAGAATTGTAATCAGCAAGCCCGCCTCTCCGGTAAGGGTTCTGCTGAAGGGGAAAACAACAGCCGGGAAGATTGATGTAACTTCTGCTGCCCGGATTGTGAATGAATCGGATCAGACGGTAAGTACCGTTAACGTGTTTACGGGGGCCTCCGCAGATGCTGTCTCTGTGTCAGGGAATGTAAATGAACTGAATGTGATTGCACCGGCGAGCTTCACGCTGGAGGGCGGCCAGATTGGAAGCTTCAACGTCTCGTCTAAAGCAAGCGGCTCAGCGATTAAGCTGAATAAAGGCGGGTTTGTCAAGAAAATGACCTTGAACAGCGCTGCTGCCGTAACCGGCGAAGGGACAATCACGGAAGCTGTGGTCAATGGAGAAGGCGTGTCTTTCTCTGTCAAGCCGGACAAGCTGACAATGAATGCTGAGAAGGTGCGCATAGGCGGACAAGACTTTGATGCTTCAGGTCATCTGATCACTTCGGCGGCCGGCAATTCGGGAGGGGCCGGTTCAAGCGGCGGCACGGGAAGCTCACCCCCTACTCCCACTCAGGCTCCAACCCCCAGCCCGGATACAGGGAGTCCAACGCCGACGCCAACAACGAAACCAACGCCGACACCGACACCAACAACGAAACCAACCCCGACGCCGACAACGAAACCAACCCCAACACCTGAGCCCAAAGCTCCGGAGATGTATACCTATGCTGAAGCCTTAAGCTCGTTCAGCTCCACAGGAGCGGAAGGATTGGCCAAGCAATACCTGACCTTCCTCCAGGACCCTTCATACACGCCTTCGATAGCGAACAAGGATGTGACCATGCCGAACCTTGTGAATGCAATAACCTTTGTAAACTATGAATTTAATATCAAACCTTCCATATTTGCTTCTATGCGGGGGATTAACACCTCTGTATTGGACAAAACCCGGACTTATTTGTGGATCGGAACAGACAGCGGAGTCACCAAAATCAATCTCAAAAGTAATGAAATGACCAGTTATTCCGCACAAGGCAAGCAATTGTACGATGACAAGGTGCTTCTGCTTTTACCGGATGAAAGTACGGGTGTACTGGCTATTACACAGACCGGCGTATCGCATATCTACCAATAA
- a CDS encoding sugar ABC transporter permease, whose amino-acid sequence MSGRSNKLSPYLFISPALLLFGFVVLVPVLMTFVFSFYDWNGIGTMQFTGFDNYIRAFQDRVYINSYGHTLIYIVATVFVEVIAGLGLAGLITMGRKGSGLFRLAFFVPVMLPMIVVSYLWKFVYNSDFGLINILLEKIGLESWTRVWLGNPDTALYAICIVSGWVYAGFYMTIFYSGIQRISREVYESAYLDGAGEGQIFFKIKVPMIRNLVETGIMLCVLTGFQSFDLFYVMTNGGPYNSTEIVTTYLVKVVFTHMSIGYGSALAVIMTIVIAVIGIVAGRLNKKDSGVLEY is encoded by the coding sequence ATGTCCGGCCGAAGCAATAAGCTCTCTCCCTACCTGTTCATATCTCCAGCCCTCCTGCTGTTTGGCTTTGTTGTACTTGTCCCCGTCCTTATGACCTTCGTATTCAGCTTCTACGATTGGAACGGGATCGGCACTATGCAATTCACCGGCTTCGATAACTACATCCGGGCTTTTCAGGACCGTGTCTACATTAACTCCTACGGACACACACTTATCTATATTGTCGCCACTGTCTTTGTTGAAGTCATTGCCGGACTCGGGCTCGCAGGCTTAATCACGATGGGCCGCAAGGGCAGCGGACTATTCCGGCTTGCATTCTTCGTGCCCGTCATGCTGCCGATGATAGTCGTCTCCTACTTATGGAAATTCGTCTATAATTCCGACTTTGGCCTCATCAATATCCTGCTGGAGAAGATAGGCCTGGAGAGCTGGACCCGTGTCTGGCTGGGCAACCCCGATACCGCGCTTTATGCCATCTGCATCGTATCCGGCTGGGTCTACGCAGGCTTCTATATGACCATCTTTTATTCCGGAATCCAGCGCATCTCTAGAGAAGTCTATGAATCGGCCTATCTGGACGGCGCAGGGGAAGGACAGATCTTCTTCAAGATCAAGGTACCCATGATCCGTAATCTGGTGGAGACAGGCATCATGTTATGTGTGCTTACCGGCTTCCAGTCCTTCGATCTGTTCTATGTAATGACCAACGGCGGACCCTATAATTCAACCGAAATCGTTACGACCTATCTGGTCAAAGTAGTCTTTACCCATATGAGCATCGGCTACGGCTCCGCACTTGCCGTCATCATGACCATTGTGATCGCGGTGATCGGGATTGTGGCCGGCAGACTGAATAAGAAGGACTCCGGTGTACTGGAGTATTAA
- a CDS encoding extracellular solute-binding protein, translated as MNKRMIALISTMLVTALTGCSSAASSNSPANNGGSGARPETLRIAMGSPGEGLIKVWETIGKEFEAQHQGIKVEFSYQDDDTYQTIGLPNLLSGKNAPDLYFEWAGQRLQTRVTDGYAADITEQLQSSGLKDMFAEGTFNGMVTGGKTYMIPTAGDVTNVIFYNKKVFNDLGLQPPATWEEFLKVCETIKQAGITPLVIGNSDLWTAGNWVAHIISRVVGEDAYSEAMQLKQPFNSPDFVKAYGYVRELWDKGYINENVTAASDSEADMLFLNGSGAMHPIGSWLAPTAVEETPELELGYFNTPAIPDGKGNQDSVIGVLNGMVVNKNSKLIDEAIEFMKLYSSAESSKKLSDAGAVPITKDGIDKETMLPLSLELNDLMENAPALVSPPDTGYSIEVANALNMATSEVIGGAKSPEEALAELETTIAPLK; from the coding sequence ATGAACAAACGGATGATTGCACTGATCTCAACGATGCTGGTTACCGCCTTAACGGGCTGCTCTTCTGCCGCTTCTAGTAACAGCCCGGCCAATAACGGAGGCTCCGGTGCAAGACCGGAAACACTCCGTATTGCTATGGGTTCGCCCGGCGAAGGATTGATCAAGGTCTGGGAAACGATCGGCAAGGAGTTTGAAGCGCAGCATCAGGGGATTAAGGTGGAATTCAGCTATCAGGATGATGACACCTATCAGACGATCGGATTGCCAAATCTGCTAAGCGGCAAGAACGCTCCTGACCTGTACTTTGAATGGGCGGGGCAGCGCCTGCAGACAAGAGTAACGGACGGTTATGCGGCGGATATTACAGAGCAGCTTCAAAGCTCAGGACTGAAGGATATGTTCGCGGAGGGTACCTTCAATGGTATGGTTACTGGCGGCAAGACGTATATGATTCCAACTGCGGGCGATGTGACGAACGTAATCTTTTACAATAAAAAGGTATTCAATGATCTGGGCCTTCAGCCGCCGGCCACCTGGGAGGAATTCCTTAAGGTATGCGAGACCATCAAGCAGGCAGGCATCACCCCGCTCGTGATCGGCAACTCCGATCTGTGGACGGCCGGCAACTGGGTCGCCCATATTATTTCCCGGGTTGTGGGCGAAGACGCCTACAGTGAAGCTATGCAGCTGAAGCAGCCGTTCAATTCGCCTGATTTTGTCAAAGCCTACGGTTACGTACGGGAACTCTGGGATAAAGGCTATATTAACGAGAATGTAACTGCCGCAAGCGACAGTGAGGCGGACATGCTGTTCCTGAACGGCAGCGGTGCCATGCACCCGATCGGCAGCTGGCTCGCTCCGACCGCAGTCGAAGAGACGCCGGAACTTGAGCTTGGCTACTTCAATACTCCTGCCATACCGGACGGCAAAGGCAATCAGGACAGTGTAATCGGCGTGTTGAACGGAATGGTGGTCAATAAAAACTCCAAGCTGATCGACGAGGCCATTGAATTCATGAAGCTCTACAGCTCCGCCGAATCCTCCAAGAAGCTGTCCGATGCCGGAGCTGTACCGATTACCAAAGACGGGATCGACAAGGAGACCATGCTTCCGCTCTCGCTGGAATTGAACGATTTGATGGAAAATGCTCCAGCGCTTGTGTCGCCGCCCGATACCGGCTATTCCATCGAAGTTGCCAACGCGCTCAACATGGCCACCTCTGAGGTTATCGGCGGCGCCAAATCACCTGAAGAGGCTCTGGCTGAGCTGGAGACCACCATCGCCCCTCTGAAGTAA